In Bradyrhizobium guangxiense, the following are encoded in one genomic region:
- a CDS encoding tetratricopeptide repeat protein, whose translation MRQRFSLARLLASTSMVAAVAMGLGGCSGMSKLSDVTGSIGGPRAEAAPTDPVRAVEVYGERYRANPKDADAALGYGQALRANGQRAQAVAVLEQATIANPGNKPLLALYGRALADNGNFQQAFDVLSKAHSPDNPDWHLLSVQGTALDQMGRHEEARSYYASALKIAPGDPGVLSNLGLSYMLTKDLPKAEEALRQAYASPRASSRVRQNLGLVVGLQGRFAEAETIVKADLPPDQAEANVAYLKDMLSRSDGHRGTPKRTPVASLNQPD comes from the coding sequence ATGCGTCAACGGTTCAGTCTTGCCCGGCTTCTTGCGTCCACCTCGATGGTGGCGGCGGTGGCCATGGGCCTCGGCGGCTGCTCGGGCATGTCGAAACTCTCGGACGTGACGGGCTCGATCGGCGGGCCACGGGCGGAAGCCGCTCCCACTGATCCGGTTCGCGCCGTCGAGGTCTATGGCGAGCGCTACCGGGCCAATCCCAAGGATGCCGACGCTGCGCTCGGCTATGGTCAGGCCCTGCGCGCCAATGGTCAGCGCGCCCAGGCCGTAGCCGTGCTCGAGCAGGCGACCATCGCCAATCCCGGCAACAAGCCGCTGCTCGCCCTGTACGGCCGCGCCCTCGCCGACAACGGTAATTTCCAGCAGGCTTTCGACGTCCTGTCGAAGGCGCATTCGCCCGACAATCCGGACTGGCACCTGCTCTCCGTGCAGGGCACCGCCCTCGACCAGATGGGGCGCCATGAGGAGGCGCGTTCCTATTATGCGAGCGCGCTGAAGATCGCGCCGGGTGATCCCGGCGTACTTTCCAATCTCGGCCTGTCCTACATGTTGACGAAGGATCTGCCCAAGGCCGAAGAGGCGTTGCGGCAGGCCTACGCCTCGCCGCGTGCCAGCAGCCGGGTGCGGCAGAATCTCGGCCTCGTCGTCGGTCTCCAGGGCCGCTTCGCCGAGGCCGAGACCATCGTGAAGGCCGATCTGCCTCCGGATCAGGCCGAGGCCAACGTGGCTTATCTCAAGGACATGCTGAGCCGCAGCGACGGCCATCGCGGCACGCCGAAGCGGACCCCGGTCGCCTCGCTCAACCAGCCCGACTGA